A window of Sphingobacterium sp. SRCM116780 contains these coding sequences:
- a CDS encoding NUDIX hydrolase — translation MYTTFTVDCVIFGFYEGELHVLLTERNEYPFKDWWALPGFFVNNDEEMEDAVKRILYENTGLKDVYLDQLYAFAGLKRHPQGRILTVAYYALLQLDKTKIKLKPITSYMRQAKWFPLTKVPDLAFDHSIILKQSVDKLRRRIANTPIAFELLPEKFTLTQLQLVYESILGRVLDKRNFRKKMINYGFLKELDEVQKGVAYRAARLYKLDKRKFLKQFQNSITF, via the coding sequence TTGTATACTACATTTACAGTCGATTGTGTTATTTTCGGTTTTTATGAAGGTGAACTCCATGTTCTTTTAACTGAAAGAAATGAATATCCTTTTAAGGATTGGTGGGCATTACCAGGGTTTTTCGTTAATAATGACGAAGAAATGGAGGATGCTGTTAAACGTATTCTATACGAAAATACGGGACTTAAGGACGTATATCTGGATCAACTATATGCTTTTGCTGGTTTGAAAAGGCATCCACAGGGAAGGATTCTTACTGTTGCTTATTATGCTTTACTTCAATTAGATAAAACGAAGATTAAGTTAAAGCCAATTACTTCTTATATGCGTCAGGCGAAATGGTTCCCACTTACAAAAGTCCCTGACTTGGCCTTTGATCATAGTATCATACTGAAGCAAAGTGTTGATAAATTGAGACGTCGTATTGCAAATACACCTATTGCGTTTGAGCTTTTACCAGAGAAATTTACACTTACTCAACTTCAATTGGTTTATGAGAGTATTCTAGGAAGAGTCCTAGATAAACGAAACTTTAGAAAGAAAATGATTAATTATGGTTTTCTAAAAGAATTGGACGAGGTACAAAAGGGGGTTGCTTATCGGGCAGCAAGACTTTATAAACTTGATAAGAGGAAATTTTTGAAGCAATTTCAAAACAGTATTACTTTTTAG
- a CDS encoding TetR/AcrR family transcriptional regulator encodes MSTNTDNKKDLIIAAAIRRFSHYGFSKTAMNEIADDLKITKANLYYYYPDKTTLIHDVILSITDDFRKMEQEVIENSKSSIIDLLLELLELKSSFIERHYMLHMNENLEWIKGAPLQTLMRELHAKEIAQVALLFQKGIDQKELYIADVNKASETYVHIMKSIGLIGILSDVFTGIPTQCNVGNVLQNQKDATIMLYNGLKLNKSSN; translated from the coding sequence ATGTCAACGAATACGGATAATAAAAAAGACCTCATTATTGCTGCAGCTATTAGAAGATTTTCGCATTATGGATTTTCTAAGACAGCTATGAATGAAATAGCAGACGATTTGAAGATTACAAAAGCAAATCTCTACTACTATTATCCAGATAAAACAACCCTCATTCATGATGTCATTTTATCGATAACAGATGATTTTAGAAAAATGGAGCAAGAGGTAATAGAAAACTCAAAATCATCCATTATTGACCTTTTATTGGAATTGTTGGAATTAAAATCTTCTTTTATTGAACGTCATTATATGTTACACATGAATGAAAATTTGGAATGGATAAAAGGTGCTCCATTGCAGACGTTGATGCGAGAATTGCATGCAAAAGAAATTGCACAGGTAGCATTATTGTTTCAAAAAGGGATTGATCAAAAAGAATTATATATAGCTGATGTAAACAAAGCAAGTGAAACATATGTACATATTATGAAGAGTATAGGATTGATCGGAATACTTTCCGATGTATTCACAGGAATTCCAACGCAGTGTAATGTTGGTAATGTATTACAAAATCAAAAGGATGCTACAATAATGTTATACAATGGTTTAAAATTGAATAAGAGTTCGAATTAA